One segment of Peromyscus leucopus breed LL Stock chromosome 5, UCI_PerLeu_2.1, whole genome shotgun sequence DNA contains the following:
- the Nrn1l gene encoding neuritin-like protein isoform X1 gives MMCCCCHCPWRRRSQRLPCALTLLLLLPPPLVFVPPLAVASDGLNRCDTIYQGFAECLIRLGDGMGRGGELQTVCRSWNDFHACASRVLSGCPEEAAAVWESLQQEARRAPHPDNLHVLCGAPVSVREMVAGPETNQETLRATAPAPLAPAPAPSMLAAALALACLLGPLA, from the exons ATgatgtgctgctgctgccactgccccTGGCGCCGCCGCTCTCAGCGGCTACCCTGTGCCCtgacgctgctgctgctgctgccgccgccgctgg TCTTTGTACCCCCTCTAGCTGTGGCCTCTGACGGCCTAAACCGCTGTGATACCATATACCAAGGCTTTGCTGAGTGTCTCATCCGCCTGGGGGACGGCATGGGCCGTGGAGGCGAGCTACAGACCGTCTGCAG ATCCTGGAATGACTTCCATGCCTGTGCCTCTCGGGTCCTGTCCGGCTGCCCAGAGGAGGCCGCTGCAGTGTGGGAGTCACTGCAGCAAGAAGCTCGCCGTGCCCCCCACCCAGATAACTTGCACGTCCTCTGTGGCGCCCCCGTGAGTGTTCGGGAGATGGTTGCTGGCCCAGAGACCAACCAGGAGACACTGCGGGCCACAGCCCCCGCCCCCCTCGCTCCAGCCCCGGCCCCTTCGATGCTTGCTGCTGCTCTGGCACTTGCCTGCCTCCTGGGGCCTCTGGCCTAA
- the Nrn1l gene encoding neuritin-like protein isoform X2, protein MDPGSFSQPFSIPTPLLVFVPPLAVASDGLNRCDTIYQGFAECLIRLGDGMGRGGELQTVCRSWNDFHACASRVLSGCPEEAAAVWESLQQEARRAPHPDNLHVLCGAPVSVREMVAGPETNQETLRATAPAPLAPAPAPSMLAAALALACLLGPLA, encoded by the exons ATGGACCCTGGCTCATTCTCTCAACCATTCTCCATTCCCACCCCACTCCTAGTCTTTGTACCCCCTCTAGCTGTGGCCTCTGACGGCCTAAACCGCTGTGATACCATATACCAAGGCTTTGCTGAGTGTCTCATCCGCCTGGGGGACGGCATGGGCCGTGGAGGCGAGCTACAGACCGTCTGCAG ATCCTGGAATGACTTCCATGCCTGTGCCTCTCGGGTCCTGTCCGGCTGCCCAGAGGAGGCCGCTGCAGTGTGGGAGTCACTGCAGCAAGAAGCTCGCCGTGCCCCCCACCCAGATAACTTGCACGTCCTCTGTGGCGCCCCCGTGAGTGTTCGGGAGATGGTTGCTGGCCCAGAGACCAACCAGGAGACACTGCGGGCCACAGCCCCCGCCCCCCTCGCTCCAGCCCCGGCCCCTTCGATGCTTGCTGCTGCTCTGGCACTTGCCTGCCTCCTGGGGCCTCTGGCCTAA